The genomic window GCCCGGTATGGCGCGACCTGGAGGCGCTGCGGCAGACCGCGCGCGCGCTCGGCGAGGGCGACTTCGGCGCGCGCGCACCGGCCGCCCGCAACACCGCCTTCGAGCTGCTCGCCGAGACGCTGAACGCGATGGCCGAGCGCGTGCAGCGCCTGATCGCGACGCAGAAGGAGCTCTCCAGCGCGATCTCGCACGAACTGCGCACACCGATCGCGCGCCTGCGCTTCGCGCTCGAGATGCTCGCCGAGACCGACGAGCCGGCCGAGCGCGAACGCCTGTGGCAGATGATGGAGGAGGACCTCGACGAGCTCGACAACCTGATCGACTCCAGCCTGACCTATGCCCGCTTCGAGCGCGAGCAGCCCGAGCTGCACCTGGTCGGCACCGAGTTCATCCCCTGGCTGGAAGAGCAGGTCGAGGACATCCGCCCGCTCGGCGGCAAGCTGGTGCTGACGCTGGACACCGGCCGGCTGCCGATCGCGCTGCGCGTCGACCTCGACCGCAAGACGATGCCCTTCGCCGTGCGCAACCTGCTCAGGAACGCGATCAAGTACGCGCAGGTGCGGATCGCGGTCAGCGCCGAGCTCGTCGACGGACGCATCCGCATCAACGTCGACGACGACGGCATCGGCATCCCGGAGGAGGAGCGCGAACGCGTGTTCACCGCCTTCACCCGGCTGGACCGCTCGCGCGACCGCACCACCGGCGGTTACGGCCTCGGCCTGGCAATCGCCCGGCTGGCGCTCGAACTGCACGGCGGCACCGCCACCGCCCACGCGTCGCCGCTCGGCGGCGCCCGCTTCACGCTGGAGTGGCCCGCCCGGGCGCCCCGCGAGTAACCCTCCCCCGCCGAGCCGGCCCCCGTCGTAGCCGGCTTCCGCCCGCCCCCGGCCGCTTGCCAGCGGCATTCCCGCCGTAACAAAGCGTTACAAAACGCTTACTCAAGCGCAACAGACTTCCCCCCGGGGAGGCCCTACTATGCGATCCATGACGCAAGCCGATGCAGCCGAACGGAGACAGAAATGAACAACGAAATCCAGAAGATCCGCGACGAATTCCTCGCCCAGGCGTGCCGCTACCTGTT from Azospira restricta includes these protein-coding regions:
- a CDS encoding ATP-binding protein; this translates as MTGSNPAGPATPKRRFSLPAGRYQFSRLFFNAYLLTMGSFVAIAIVADFVISTALRDISDDYTRRFMQGTVAMIEEDLFRQRRSEWTKRIKTLGERFNYKLGIAERDEIRLPASQGIKLDAGELAVSADGEIVYHRLKNTAQILVIGPLSPDRDPDNRRFFTLEMRIRLLTWGLIGLFLAVAVWFWLRPVWRDLEALRQTARALGEGDFGARAPAARNTAFELLAETLNAMAERVQRLIATQKELSSAISHELRTPIARLRFALEMLAETDEPAERERLWQMMEEDLDELDNLIDSSLTYARFEREQPELHLVGTEFIPWLEEQVEDIRPLGGKLVLTLDTGRLPIALRVDLDRKTMPFAVRNLLRNAIKYAQVRIAVSAELVDGRIRINVDDDGIGIPEEERERVFTAFTRLDRSRDRTTGGYGLGLAIARLALELHGGTATAHASPLGGARFTLEWPARAPRE